A DNA window from Leishmania braziliensis MHOM/BR/75/M2904 complete genome, chromosome 5 contains the following coding sequences:
- a CDS encoding vacuolar ATPase subunit-like protein produces MGRTMMNYNVHEGHLEAMAHGYRDALLRADEYNHLCQCDNLSDMKSQLQITDYGSFLQQEGTLTSRVIVDRAQEVLLRQFRELRSWAEPPLCQFLDFISCEYMLSNVLKLIVAKRSGRTNFELLTKCHPLGVFPEMPTLIAASDVQEMFEVVLIDSPVGRFFSADGGFERDLDELSVEYIRGILMKNYYEQFYDFCYNLGGETREVMCPLLDAEADRMVLTFTLNTLGMREITPVDRRKVFPNIGSLVDIHDDIAESENEEQLRDRLRRFTKYFELLDESSRAMGSASKKSLERRFVEQLVVMYNDAMTRQFQYGVFYAYVKLKELEINNLQWIADCVVQQMRNRLHEYVSTVPYAQ; encoded by the coding sequence ATGGGCCGCACTATGATGAACTACAACGTGCACGAGGGCCACCTTGAGGCCATGGCGCACGGCTACCGCGACGCCCTTCTCCGTGCCGATGAGTACAACCACCTCTGCCAGTGCGATAACCTCAGCGACATGAAGAGTCAGCTGCAGATCACCGACTACGGAAGCTTTTTGCAGCAGGAAGGCACGCTGACCTCGCGGGTCATAGTCGATCGCGCGCAGGAAGTGCTCTTGAGGCAGTTCAGGGAGCTCCGCTCCTGGGCCGAACCGCCGCTGTGTCAGTTTCTCGATTTTATTAGCTGCGAGTACATGCTGTCAAACGTGCTGAAGCTTATCGTGGCGAAGCGCAGTGGCCGTACCAACTTCGAGCTGCTCACCAAGTGCCACCCCCTCGGCGTCTTCCCGGAGATGCCGACGCTAATCGCCGCCTCGGACGTGCAGGAGATGTTCGAGGTGGTGCTCATCGACAGCCCTGTGGGGCGTTTTTTTAGCGCCGACGGCGGCTTCGAGCGCGACTTGGATGAGCTCTCGGTGGAGTACATCCGCGGCATCCTCATGAAGAACTACTACGAGCAGTTCTACGACTTCTGCTACAACCTTGGTGGGGAGACGCGCGAGGTGATGTGCCCCCTGTTGGACGCCGAGGCAGATCGCATGGTTCTCACCTTCACGCTGAACACGCTGGGCATGAGAGAGATCACGCCGGTGGACCGTCGCAAGGTGTTCCCGAACATCGGCTCCCTCGTCGACATCCACGACGACATTGCGGAAAGCGAGAACGAGGAGCAGTTGCGCGACCGCCTGCGTCGCTTCACGAAGTACTTCGAGCTGCTCGACGAGAGCAGCCGTGCAATGGGCTCGGCGTCTAAAAAGTCGCTGGAGCGGCGCTTTGTTGAGCAGTTGGTCGTCATGTACAACGACGCCATGACGCGGCAGTTTCAGTACGGTGTCTTCTATGCCTACGTgaagctgaaggagctggagaTCAATAACCTTCAGTGGATCGCCGACTGTGTCGTTCAGCAGATGCGAAACCGCCTGCACGAGTATGTGAGCACCGTGCCGTACGCTCAGTAG
- a CDS encoding putative fatty acid elongase: protein MKLADASQCIGKKSLCFHAELNTFVAYPGLIVSHIGYLVVVILLYKFMAGRTAYLLKYPMILYNMTQVVLSLTMAINLGQFLGYGVFNLNGHFTSTIEYWIFIHYLTKFLDMFDTYFMLLRKKEEQLTFLHIYHHLTIGFIWGLLLQHGVANGTAFFGAWINSAVHALMYFHYLYTSLGYKNPLKKYLTQIQMIQFVLCILHAVLVVVLDLHIPKKWAVLQLCYHMTLLYLFMQFYQKGMRKLKHKAKA, encoded by the coding sequence ATGAAGCTCGCGGATGCCAGTCAGTGCATTGGGAAGAAATCCCTCTGCTTCCACGCAGAGCTCAACACCTTCGTGGCCTACCCTGGGTTGATTGTGAGCCACATTGGCtacctcgtcgtcgtcatcctgCTCTACAAGTTTATGGCGGGGCGCACGGCGTACTTGCTCAAGTACCCCATGATTCTGTACAACATGACGCAGGTGGTGTTGTCGCTGACGATGGCGATCAACCTCGGCCAGTTCCTTGGCTACGGCGTCTTCAACTTGAACGGCCACTTCACCAGCACCATCGAGTACTGGATCTTCATTCACTACCTCACGAAGTTTCTCGACATGTTTGATACGTACTTCATGCTTCTGCGTaagaaagaggagcagctcaCCTTCCTGCACATCTACCATCACTTGACGATCGGCTTCATCTGGgggctcctgctgcagcacggcgtcGCGAACGGCACCGCCTTCTTCGGCGCGTGGATCAACTCCGCCGTCCACGCGCTCATGTACTTCCACTATCTGTATACCTCCCTCGGCTACAAGAACCCGCTCAAGAAGTACCTAACGCAGATACAGATGATTCAGTTTGTTCTTTGCATCTTGCATGCGGTGCTGGTCGTCGTGTTGGACTTGCATATCCCGAAGAAgtgggcggtgctgcagctgtgctaCCACATGACGCTGCTATACCTCTTCATGCAGTTCTACCAGAAGGGCATGCGCAAGCTCAAGCACAAGGCGAAGGCATAG